Proteins encoded within one genomic window of Ottowia sp. SB7-C50:
- the cobA gene encoding uroporphyrinogen-III C-methyltransferase, with translation MSASSAIPLGRVTLVGAGPGDPELLTLKAVKAIQSASVILVDDLVGDGVLAHARPDARITYVGKRGGCKSTPQATIEQLMLDAAHAGENVVRLKGGDPFIFGRGGEEVESLRRAGIEPVVVNGVTAGLAAMTGLGAPLTHRDRAHGVVFVTGHPQKDGPGLNWARLGESARDLHLTLVIYMGISSAARIQAGLLSALPPDTPVAVIERASLPSQRQCITTLGGLVDQLSATGLGSPAVMVVGDVVRGVRAALQQAATLAA, from the coding sequence ATGAGCGCCTCTTCCGCCATTCCCCTTGGCCGTGTCACCCTGGTCGGCGCCGGCCCGGGCGACCCCGAGCTGCTGACGCTCAAGGCCGTCAAGGCCATCCAGTCGGCCAGCGTGATCCTGGTCGATGACCTGGTGGGCGATGGTGTGCTGGCCCACGCGCGGCCGGATGCGCGCATCACCTACGTCGGCAAGCGGGGCGGCTGCAAGAGCACGCCGCAGGCCACCATCGAGCAGCTGATGCTGGACGCCGCGCACGCCGGCGAAAACGTGGTGCGCCTGAAAGGCGGCGACCCGTTCATCTTTGGCCGCGGCGGCGAAGAGGTGGAAAGCCTGCGCCGCGCGGGCATCGAGCCGGTCGTCGTCAACGGCGTCACCGCCGGGCTGGCGGCCATGACCGGCCTGGGCGCGCCGCTGACGCACCGCGACCGCGCCCACGGCGTGGTGTTCGTCACCGGCCACCCGCAAAAGGACGGCCCCGGCCTGAACTGGGCGCGCCTGGGCGAATCGGCGCGCGACCTGCACCTGACGCTGGTGATCTACATGGGCATCAGCAGCGCGGCGCGCATCCAGGCCGGCCTGCTGTCCGCGCTGCCGCCCGACACGCCGGTGGCCGTGATCGAGCGCGCCAGCCTGCCGTCGCAACGTCAGTGCATCACCACGCTGGGCGGCCTGGTCGACCAGTTGTCCGCCACCGGCCTGGGCAGCCCCGCCGTGATGGTGGTGGGCGACGTGGTGCGCGGCGTGCGCGCCGCCCTGCAGCAAGCAGCGACGCTGGCGGCCTGA
- a CDS encoding amidohydrolase family protein: protein MTPVPHSVGLNRPQRQLPPGACDSHMHIFDPRFAPSPHWPRTPPDAPVAAYRLLQQRLGTSRAVVVTPSTYGTDNACTLDALDQLGDSARGVAVVAQDVTDAELARLAARRVRGLRVNFVSPQSWGETTPDMLATLARKVAEHPACAGWHIQIFVHPEQLIELVPQLQTLPVPLVIDHLGRIDPAQGPAAQAYGVVRRLLDGGNTWVKLSGAYMRSTVHGPSYADTLPLGQALVQAAPDRLVWGSDWPHTTETPGTVNDADLVDLLQAWSASDAAMDRILVDNPARLYGFDSAA from the coding sequence ATGACCCCGGTGCCCCACTCGGTGGGCCTGAACCGCCCGCAGCGCCAGTTGCCGCCCGGCGCGTGCGACAGCCACATGCACATCTTTGACCCGCGCTTTGCGCCGTCGCCGCACTGGCCGCGCACGCCGCCCGACGCGCCCGTGGCCGCCTACCGCCTGCTGCAGCAGCGCCTGGGCACGTCGCGCGCGGTGGTGGTGACGCCGTCGACCTATGGCACCGACAACGCCTGCACGCTGGATGCGCTGGACCAGCTGGGCGACAGCGCGCGCGGCGTGGCCGTGGTGGCGCAGGACGTGACCGATGCCGAACTGGCCCGCCTGGCGGCGCGGCGCGTGCGCGGGCTGCGCGTCAATTTCGTGTCGCCGCAGTCGTGGGGCGAGACCACGCCCGACATGCTCGCCACGCTGGCGCGCAAGGTGGCCGAGCACCCGGCCTGTGCGGGCTGGCACATCCAGATCTTTGTGCACCCCGAGCAACTCATCGAACTGGTGCCCCAGCTGCAAACCCTGCCCGTGCCGTTGGTCATCGACCATCTGGGCCGCATTGATCCGGCCCAAGGCCCAGCTGCGCAGGCCTATGGCGTGGTGCGGAGGCTGCTGGATGGTGGCAACACCTGGGTCAAGCTCTCGGGCGCCTACATGCGATCAACCGTGCATGGCCCCAGTTATGCAGATACCCTGCCGCTGGGCCAAGCTCTGGTGCAGGCCGCGCCCGACCGCCTGGTGTGGGGCAGCGACTGGCCGCACACCACCGAGACACCCGGCACCGTGAACGACGCCGATCTGGTGGACCTGCTGCAGGCCTGGTCTGCCAGCGACGCGGCCATGGACCGCATCCTGGTCGACAACCCGGCGCGGCTGTATGGTTTTGATTCCGCTGCCTGA
- a CDS encoding SMP-30/gluconolactonase/LRE family protein produces MFLLQAPEVRDLDVFTTMPAAFRRAERSAWADANRGGVITDSFLEGPVVDEAGNLYLTDIPWGRVFRIDPQGAWTLVAEYDGEPNGMKFLDAGTLLITDYKNGLMRLDIATGAVTPYLQRRNSESFKGVNDLTFDAAGNLYFTDQGQTGLHDPTGRVYRLGRDGRLDLLLTNVSSPNGIVLSDDERFLFVAVTRGNCVWRMPLLPDGSVSKVGQFFTSYGPSGPDGLAVDEDGRLLVANPGLGCVWVLNRLAEPEVVLQGPRGASITNLAFGADRHVVYCTDSTHGNVLMARMAVPGRRVAKGVAG; encoded by the coding sequence ATGTTTTTGCTGCAAGCCCCTGAGGTCCGGGACCTCGATGTGTTCACCACCATGCCCGCCGCCTTCCGGCGCGCCGAGCGCAGCGCATGGGCCGATGCCAACCGCGGCGGCGTCATCACCGATTCTTTCCTGGAAGGCCCGGTCGTCGATGAAGCCGGCAACCTGTACCTGACCGACATCCCCTGGGGCCGCGTCTTCCGCATCGACCCGCAGGGCGCGTGGACGCTGGTGGCCGAATACGACGGCGAGCCGAACGGCATGAAGTTCCTGGACGCCGGCACGCTGCTCATCACCGACTACAAGAACGGCCTGATGCGGCTCGACATAGCCACCGGCGCCGTCACGCCCTACCTGCAGCGCCGCAACAGCGAAAGCTTCAAGGGCGTCAACGACCTGACTTTCGACGCCGCGGGCAACCTGTACTTCACCGACCAGGGCCAGACCGGCCTGCACGACCCCACCGGCCGGGTGTACCGCCTGGGCCGTGACGGCCGGCTCGACCTGCTGCTGACCAACGTGTCCAGCCCCAACGGCATCGTGCTGTCGGACGACGAGCGCTTTCTGTTCGTGGCCGTCACGCGCGGCAACTGCGTGTGGCGCATGCCGCTGCTGCCCGACGGCAGCGTGTCCAAGGTGGGTCAGTTCTTCACCTCCTACGGCCCCAGCGGCCCCGATGGGCTGGCCGTGGACGAAGACGGCCGCCTGCTGGTCGCCAACCCCGGCCTGGGCTGCGTGTGGGTGCTGAATCGGCTGGCCGAACCCGAAGTCGTGCTGCAGGGCCCGCGCGGCGCGTCGATCACCAACCTGGCGTTCGGTGCCGACCGGCACGTCGTGTACTGCACCGATTCGACCCACGGCAACGTGCTGATGGCGCGCATGGCGGTGCCCGGGCGGCGGGTGGCCAAGGGCGTCGCGGGCTAA
- a CDS encoding thioredoxin family protein, with product MSLSLTDPDLRALLAGTLADGAADGAVICLCAAWCGTCRDFEAGFWQAAAAHPRVAFRWVDIEEEADALGDVDIETFPTLLVGGRDGAVRFAGPVLPQPGQIARLLHSLGL from the coding sequence ATGAGCCTTTCCCTGACCGACCCCGACCTGCGCGCCCTGCTGGCCGGCACCCTGGCCGACGGCGCCGCCGATGGCGCCGTCATCTGCCTGTGCGCCGCCTGGTGCGGCACCTGCCGCGACTTCGAGGCCGGCTTTTGGCAAGCCGCGGCCGCGCACCCGCGGGTGGCGTTCCGCTGGGTCGACATCGAGGAAGAAGCCGACGCGCTGGGCGACGTCGACATCGAAACCTTTCCCACCCTGCTGGTGGGCGGGCGCGACGGCGCCGTGCGCTTTGCCGGCCCGGTGCTGCCGCAGCCGGGGCAGATCGCGCGGCTGCTGCACAGCCTGGGGCTGTGA
- a CDS encoding NAD(P)/FAD-dependent oxidoreductase, with the protein MLHCDVVILGAGAAGLFCAAQAARRGARVVLIDHSERVAEKVRISGGGRANFTNRDLDPAAPHRHFLSANPHFCRSALARYTPRDFIDLLDRHGVPWHEKHKGQLFCDRSAEDLIQLLLDECAAARDHGGEVTRWQPCQVRRVEFQDKSPPSADAESAHSYLIDSDRGPVSAPSLVVATGGLSIPKIGASGFGFDLARQFGLKVTDTRPGLVPLTFDGTAWAPYAQLAGLSLPVAISTGVKKQRTTFHEDLLFTHRGLSGPAVLQISSYWQPRTPMEIDLTPGVDLLGELAGAKARGSRKLITKELAAWLPQRLADAWAAQDAAWQRPINEASDKALHALAERIQRWSLTPTGTEGYKKAEVTVGGVDTRELSSQTLEARRQPGLYFIGEVVDVTGWLGGYNFQWAWASAHACAEALPLHR; encoded by the coding sequence ATGCTTCATTGCGATGTCGTCATCCTCGGCGCAGGCGCTGCCGGCCTGTTCTGTGCCGCGCAGGCCGCCCGGCGCGGCGCGCGCGTGGTGCTGATCGACCACAGCGAGCGCGTGGCCGAAAAGGTGCGCATCTCGGGCGGCGGGCGGGCCAACTTCACCAACCGCGACCTCGACCCGGCCGCGCCGCACCGGCACTTTCTCAGTGCCAACCCGCATTTCTGCCGCTCGGCACTGGCGCGCTACACGCCGCGCGACTTCATCGACCTGCTGGACCGCCACGGCGTGCCCTGGCATGAAAAGCACAAGGGCCAGTTGTTCTGTGACCGGTCGGCCGAAGACCTGATCCAGCTGCTGCTGGACGAGTGCGCCGCTGCACGCGACCACGGTGGAGAAGTCACCCGCTGGCAACCGTGCCAGGTGCGGCGCGTCGAATTTCAAGACAAATCGCCGCCCAGCGCTGATGCAGAAAGCGCGCACAGCTATTTGATTGATAGCGATCGCGGCCCGGTCAGCGCGCCGTCGCTGGTGGTCGCCACGGGCGGGCTGTCGATCCCCAAGATCGGCGCCAGCGGTTTCGGCTTCGATCTGGCGCGCCAGTTTGGCCTGAAGGTGACCGACACGCGCCCGGGCCTGGTCCCGCTGACGTTCGACGGCACCGCATGGGCGCCCTACGCGCAGCTGGCGGGCCTGTCGCTGCCGGTGGCGATCAGCACCGGGGTGAAAAAGCAGCGCACCACGTTTCATGAAGACCTGTTGTTCACCCACCGCGGCCTCTCGGGGCCGGCGGTGCTGCAGATTTCAAGCTACTGGCAGCCGCGCACGCCGATGGAGATCGACCTGACGCCAGGCGTCGATCTGCTGGGCGAACTGGCGGGCGCCAAGGCGCGCGGATCGCGCAAGCTCATCACCAAAGAACTGGCCGCATGGCTGCCGCAACGCCTGGCCGACGCCTGGGCCGCGCAGGACGCCGCCTGGCAGCGCCCCATCAACGAGGCCAGCGACAAGGCCCTGCACGCGCTGGCCGAACGCATCCAGCGCTGGTCGCTCACCCCCACCGGCACCGAAGGCTACAAGAAGGCCGAAGTCACCGTCGGCGGCGTCGACACGCGCGAGTTGTCGTCCCAGACCCTCGAAGCCCGCCGCCAGCCCGGCCTGTACTTCATCGGCGAAGTGGTCGACGTCACCGGCTGGCTGGGCGGCTACAACTTTCAGTGGGCCTGGGCCAGCGCCCACGCCTGCGCCGAGGCGCTGCCGCTGCACCGATAG
- a CDS encoding tripartite tricarboxylate transporter substrate binding protein, producing MQRIHTSLSAALALTFAMAHAMAQTGYPDKAVKIVVPYPPGGAVDQVTRRIAQKLTEQTGQSFFVENKAGGTGTIGANQVARSPSDGYTLLANDTTYSILPQVFKKLPWDYANDLVPVAGFNFAPTSLVVAANSPFKTLGDLVAYSQANPGKLNYGTGGAGTMPHFATEALQVASGLKATHVPFKGAGEATLALLGGTIDFQIASTPGVMGQVRADKVRLLAVSGEQRLKAVPNVPTFAQAGAPGYKVVNFTGLWAPKGTPEAVLNKLRQEITKAMASADVQTFATDLGAVPSVLSGTAFADKLKADAQLWESVAVKVGIEKQ from the coding sequence ATGCAACGCATTCACACCTCACTGAGCGCAGCCCTCGCGCTGACTTTCGCCATGGCCCATGCCATGGCACAAACCGGCTACCCGGACAAAGCCGTCAAGATCGTGGTGCCCTACCCGCCCGGCGGTGCGGTCGATCAGGTAACCCGACGCATAGCCCAAAAGCTCACAGAGCAAACCGGCCAGAGCTTCTTTGTCGAAAACAAGGCGGGTGGCACGGGCACCATCGGTGCCAACCAGGTGGCGCGTTCGCCAAGTGATGGCTACACGCTCTTGGCCAACGACACCACCTACTCCATCCTTCCCCAGGTGTTCAAGAAGCTGCCTTGGGACTACGCCAACGACCTGGTGCCTGTGGCTGGTTTCAACTTCGCCCCGACCTCCTTGGTGGTAGCCGCCAACTCCCCATTCAAAACGCTGGGCGACTTGGTGGCATATTCCCAAGCCAACCCGGGCAAGCTCAACTACGGCACCGGCGGAGCGGGCACCATGCCCCACTTCGCAACCGAAGCACTGCAAGTTGCCAGCGGCCTCAAGGCCACCCACGTGCCCTTCAAAGGCGCTGGTGAAGCCACCTTGGCGTTGCTGGGCGGGACCATCGATTTCCAGATCGCATCCACTCCTGGTGTGATGGGGCAAGTGCGTGCCGACAAAGTGCGCCTGCTGGCAGTGAGCGGCGAGCAGCGGCTCAAGGCCGTACCCAATGTGCCCACGTTTGCCCAGGCGGGGGCGCCGGGCTACAAAGTGGTCAATTTCACCGGCCTGTGGGCGCCCAAAGGCACTCCAGAAGCCGTACTGAACAAGCTGCGCCAGGAAATCACAAAAGCCATGGCCAGCGCGGATGTTCAGACCTTTGCCACAGACCTCGGTGCCGTGCCCAGCGTGCTCAGTGGAACCGCCTTTGCAGACAAGCTGAAGGCAGATGCCCAGTTGTGGGAGTCGGTGGCAGTCAAAGTGGGTATTGAAAAGCAATGA
- the rpsU gene encoding 30S ribosomal protein S21 — MTTIRVKENEPFDVALRRFKRTIEKLGLLTDLRAREFYEKPTAERKRKKAAAVKRHYKRVRSQQLPKKLY, encoded by the coding sequence ATGACCACCATCCGAGTCAAAGAAAACGAGCCGTTTGACGTTGCCCTGCGCCGCTTCAAGCGCACCATTGAGAAACTGGGCCTGCTGACCGACCTGCGCGCCCGCGAGTTCTACGAAAAGCCCACCGCCGAGCGCAAGCGCAAGAAGGCGGCCGCGGTCAAGCGCCACTACAAGCGCGTGCGCAGCCAGCAGCTGCCCAAGAAGCTGTACTGA